A stretch of the Zonotrichia albicollis isolate bZonAlb1 chromosome 29, bZonAlb1.hap1, whole genome shotgun sequence genome encodes the following:
- the ZBTB7A gene encoding zinc finger and BTB domain-containing protein 7A, whose translation MAGGVDGPIGIPFPDHSSDILSSLNEQRNNGLLCDVVILVEGQEFPTHRSVLAACSQYFKKLFTSGLVVDQQNVYEIDFVSADALSALLEFAYTATLTVSTSNVNDILNAATLLEIPAVRDVCTDLLERKILAKNDQMDTVDQIDQRNHLRAKEYLEFFQSNPVNGHQGSFPWTNPELRDLQRLNFRGQEEEEEANCNGLDFYSQATPTERPKASDCDPDSNPAMWLEREDEEQAGGGMFSPSQNGHYSSRGLATPAEEEGGTPRGPLDPQEAGDSPSFIPTGTETEDDAREVDDLAASALLQQMINSVGRQQLGDDDRKDEDGVMDYYLKYFGSSSEGDVYPSWSQKVEKKIRAKAFQKCPICEKVIQGAGKLPRHIRTHTGEKPYECNICNVRFTRQDKLKVHMRKHTGEKPYLCQQCGAAFAHNYDLKNHMRVHTGLRPYQCDSCCKTFVRSDHLHRHLKKDGCNGIPSRRGRKPRVREAGGASLPPTPTEDGSGPAPEAEDAAAGSEEQQQQQHFEENSNNEAPGLNVAGGSDEGNEQGLS comes from the exons ATGGCGGGTGGCGTGGACGGCCCCATAGGGATCCCGTTCCCGGATCACAGCAGCGACATCCTCAGCAGCCTGAATGAGCAGAGGAACAACGGGCTGCTGTGCGACGTGGTCATCCTGGTGGAAGGCCAGGAGTTCCCCACCCACCGCTCCGTCCTGGCGGCGTGCAGCCAGTACTTCAAGAAGCTCTTCACCTCAGGGTTAGTGGTGGACCAGCAGAACGTGTATGAGATAGACTTTGTGAGTGCGGACGCGCTGTCGGCGCTGCTGGAGTTTGCCTACACCGCCACCCTCACCGTCAGCACTTCCAACGTCAACGACATCCTCAACGCCGCCACGCTGCTGGAGATCCCGGCCGTCAGGGATGTCTGCACGGATCTCCTGGAGAGGAAGATTCTGGCCAAAAATGACCAGATGGATACAGTAGATCAAATTGATCAGAGGAACCATCTCAGAGCAAAAGAGTACCTGGAGTTCTTCCAGAGCAACCCCGTGAACGGCCACCAAGGCAGCTTTCCATGGACCAACCCAGAGTTGAGAGACCTTCAGAGACTGAACTTCCGAGgccaagaggaggaggaggaggcgaaCTGCAACGGCCTGGACTTCTACTCGCAAGCCACCCCAACCGAAAGACCAAAGGCAAGTGACTGTGACCCCGACAGCAACCCGGCCATGTGGCTGGAGCGCGAGGACGAGGAGCAGGCGGGCGGCGGGATGTTCTCCCCTTCCCAGAACGGACATTACAGCAGCCGCGGCCTGGCCACCCCGGCCGAGGAGGAGGGGGGCACCCCCAGGGGCCCCCTGGACCCGCAGGAGGCCGGGGACTCGCCCAGCTTCATCCCCACGGGCACGGAGACGGAGGACGATGCCAGGGAGGTGGATGACCTGGCCGCCAGcgccctgctccagcagatgATCAACTCGGTGGGGCGGCAGCAGCTCGGCGACGACGACCGCAAGGACGAGGACGGGGTCATGGATTATTACTTGAAATATTTCGGCAGTTCCAGCGAGGGCGACGTGTACCCGTCCTGGTCGCAGAAGGTGGAGAAGAAGATCAGGGCGAAAGCATTCCAGAAGTGCCCCATCTGCGAGAAGGTGATCCAGGGCGCCGGGAAGCTGCCGCGCCACATCCGCACCCACaccggggagaagccctacgagTGCAACATCTGCAACGTCAGATTCACCAG GCAGGACAAGCTGAAGGTGCACATGCGGAAGCACACGGGGGAGAAGCCCTACCTGTGCCAGCAGTGCGGCGCCGCCTTCGCCCACAACTACGACTTGAAGAACCACATGCGGGTGCACACGGGGCTGCGGCCGTACCAGTGCGACAGCTGCTGCAAGACTTTCGTCCGCTCCGACCACCTGCACAGGCACCTTAAAAAAGATGGATGCAACGGGATCCCGTCGCGGAGGGGCCGCAAGCCGCGGGTCAGGGAGGCCGGCGGGGCCTCCTTGCCCCCCACGCCCACGGAGGACGGGAGCGGCCCGGCCCCCGAGGCCGAGGACGCGGCCGCGGGCAgcgaggagcagcagcagcagcagcactttgaGGAGAATTCCAATAACGAAGCGCCGGGATTGAATGTAGCAGGAGGGTCGGATGAGGGTAATGAGCAAGGACTCTcctaa